Proteins from a genomic interval of Rhizobium etli CFN 42:
- a CDS encoding Maf-like protein: MALKYKLILASGSPRRVDLLNQAGIEPSRLMPMDIDETPKKSEHPRSLARRLSAEKAEAALAAIKGDITWKGSYILSADTVVAVGRRILGKAEFADEALSSLHLLSGRNHLVYTGICLVTPDRKIRQKIVETKVRFKRLSGFEIENYLASGQWRGKAGAYGIQGLAGTFVQKMVGSYTNVVGLPLYETILLLTGEGFDVHSRWPEG, encoded by the coding sequence ATGGCGCTGAAATACAAGCTCATTCTGGCCTCGGGCTCGCCCCGCCGCGTCGACCTGCTCAACCAGGCCGGCATCGAGCCTTCGCGCCTGATGCCGATGGATATCGACGAAACGCCGAAGAAGTCGGAGCATCCGCGTTCGCTCGCCCGAAGGCTGTCGGCCGAGAAGGCCGAGGCAGCACTTGCCGCCATCAAGGGCGATATCACCTGGAAGGGGAGCTATATCCTCTCCGCCGATACGGTGGTCGCCGTCGGCCGGCGCATTCTCGGCAAGGCCGAGTTCGCCGACGAGGCGCTGAGTTCGCTGCATCTCCTGTCGGGACGCAACCATCTCGTCTATACCGGCATCTGCCTGGTGACGCCGGATCGCAAGATTCGCCAGAAGATCGTCGAGACCAAGGTGCGCTTCAAGCGGCTCTCCGGTTTCGAGATCGAGAACTACCTAGCCTCCGGCCAGTGGCGCGGCAAGGCGGGCGCTTACGGCATCCAGGGCCTTGCCGGCACTTTCGTGCAGAAGATGGTGGGCTCCTACACCAATGTCGTCGGCCTGCCGCTATATGAAACCATTCTGCTTCTGACCGGCGAGGGCTTCGATGTGCATAGCCGGTGGCCCGAGGGCTGA
- the yacG gene encoding DNA gyrase inhibitor YacG, whose protein sequence is MLEDKKAAAKVEPLRKTRPCPECGKPSNREHYPFCSNRCREVDLSRWLTGSYAIPVADDETKADYPDEEN, encoded by the coding sequence ATGCTCGAAGACAAGAAAGCCGCCGCCAAGGTCGAGCCCCTGCGCAAGACGCGCCCTTGCCCGGAATGCGGCAAACCATCGAACCGAGAACATTACCCCTTCTGCTCCAACCGCTGCCGTGAGGTCGATCTCTCCCGCTGGCTGACCGGCTCCTATGCCATTCCAGTGGCCGACGACGAAACGAAGGCCGATTATCCCGACGAGGAAAACTAG
- the nhaA gene encoding Na+/H+ antiporter NhaA, which produces MSQPISPGLIRSTLRQFLDSEASGGLVLMAVALAAIVTANSPLAEGYFHALHIYLGPLSLLHWINDALMALFFLLVGLEIKREMLDGQLSSWSRRILPGAAALGGMLFPALFYILFNRENPAALRGWAIPTATDIAFALGVISLFGPRVPASLKIFLAALAIIDDLGAVVIIALFYTSDLNLLALAAAAAVLAALYGMNRARILKLWPYLLLGAVLWVLVFASGIHATLAGVLLALTIPLKATPGTREASHEQSPLHHLEHILQKPVAFIVVPIFGFANAGVSFSGVSAATLTEPLTLGVAAGLLLGKLVGVLSTVFLLVKIGLADLPAKASWGQMTGVAALCGIGFTMSLFIGLLAFNDPDVQDHVKMGILLGSLLSGLVGAAMLATFNRRS; this is translated from the coding sequence GTGTCGCAGCCTATCTCTCCAGGTCTCATCCGATCCACCCTTCGCCAGTTCCTCGATAGCGAAGCGTCAGGCGGTCTGGTGCTGATGGCAGTCGCCTTGGCGGCAATCGTGACGGCGAACTCACCGCTTGCAGAGGGTTACTTCCACGCTCTTCATATCTATCTAGGGCCGCTCAGCCTGCTGCACTGGATCAATGACGCGCTGATGGCGCTGTTCTTTCTCCTCGTCGGGCTCGAGATCAAGCGCGAAATGCTGGACGGCCAGCTCTCCAGCTGGAGTCGCCGCATTCTGCCGGGTGCGGCGGCACTGGGAGGCATGCTCTTCCCCGCCCTCTTCTACATCCTGTTCAACCGGGAAAACCCGGCCGCCCTGCGTGGCTGGGCGATCCCGACGGCGACGGACATCGCATTCGCCCTGGGCGTCATCTCCCTGTTCGGCCCGCGCGTGCCTGCCTCGTTGAAGATCTTCCTGGCGGCACTGGCGATCATCGATGACCTGGGGGCCGTCGTGATCATTGCGCTGTTCTACACGAGCGATCTCAACCTGCTGGCGCTCGCAGCGGCTGCGGCGGTGCTCGCCGCGCTCTATGGCATGAACCGGGCCAGGATTCTGAAGCTATGGCCGTATCTGCTGCTCGGCGCCGTGCTCTGGGTGCTCGTCTTCGCATCCGGAATCCACGCGACATTGGCCGGCGTTCTTCTCGCACTGACGATTCCGTTGAAGGCAACGCCGGGAACGCGCGAGGCGAGCCACGAGCAGTCGCCGTTGCACCATCTCGAGCACATCCTACAGAAGCCCGTCGCATTCATCGTCGTTCCGATCTTCGGCTTTGCCAATGCCGGCGTCTCCTTCTCTGGCGTCTCGGCTGCCACGCTGACCGAGCCATTGACCCTCGGCGTGGCGGCAGGACTTTTGCTTGGAAAACTGGTCGGCGTTCTCAGCACGGTCTTCCTGCTCGTCAAAATCGGTCTCGCCGACCTTCCAGCCAAGGCGAGCTGGGGGCAGATGACCGGTGTGGCCGCCCTCTGCGGCATTGGCTTCACGATGAGCCTTTTCATCGGGCTGCTTGCATTCAACGATCCCGACGTCCAGGACCATGTGAAGATGGGCATCCTGCTTGGGTCTCTGCTGTCCGGTCTGGTCGGCGCGGCGATGCTCGCAACATTCAATCGCCGATCCTAG
- a CDS encoding DUF2948 family protein: protein MTDLKLVALDDEDLAIISAHMQDSVFKVGDIDWSPRGAQFALAANRFVWESAARKRRGFERRRAALVFKRVLAVRSLGIDRGKRDEVLSLLALRFEKKGDGPDGTIELALSGTASIALDVECIEVQMADIGGAWQAASKPRHP from the coding sequence ATGACCGACCTGAAGCTTGTTGCGCTCGATGACGAAGACCTCGCGATCATTTCTGCGCATATGCAGGATAGCGTCTTCAAGGTCGGCGACATCGACTGGTCGCCGCGCGGCGCCCAGTTCGCGCTTGCCGCCAATCGCTTCGTCTGGGAGAGTGCCGCGCGCAAGCGCAGAGGTTTCGAGCGCCGCCGCGCCGCTCTGGTGTTCAAGCGCGTGCTTGCCGTCCGTTCGCTCGGCATCGATCGCGGCAAACGCGATGAGGTTCTGTCGCTGCTGGCGCTCCGTTTCGAGAAAAAGGGCGATGGGCCGGATGGCACGATCGAGCTGGCGCTGTCGGGCACGGCCTCGATTGCGCTCGACGTCGAATGCATCGAGGTCCAGATGGCCGATATCGGTGGCGCATGGCAGGCGGCTTCCAAACCCCGCCACCCCTGA
- the hisD gene encoding histidinol dehydrogenase has protein sequence MAIWLDQASEGFEQHFAAFLTTKREVSEDVNAVARAIIDDVRTRGDVALAEYSLKFDGIDFAAVPMRVTPEEIDAAIEAVPAEVLGALKLAALRIESHHRRQLPKDDIYEDDLGVGLGSRWTAIEAVGLYVPGGTASYPSSVLMNAVPAKVAGVERVVIAVPATGGAVNPAVLAAARLAGVSEIYRVGGAQAIAALAYGTDTIAPVAKITGPGNAYVAAAKRHVFGTVGIDMIAGPSEVLVIADKDNNPDWIAADLLAQAEHDASAQAILITDNVEFGKAVEQAVERQLKTLNRAETAAASWRDFGAVILVADLKQAIPLANRIAAEHVELALADPDRLLDGIRNAGAIFIGAHTPEVIGDYVGGSNHVLPTARSARFSSGLSVLDFVKRTSILRLGPAELRTLGPAAIALAVSEGLDAHARSVAIRLNLD, from the coding sequence TTGGCAATCTGGCTGGATCAGGCATCGGAAGGTTTCGAGCAGCATTTTGCCGCTTTTCTGACGACAAAGCGCGAAGTGTCCGAGGATGTGAACGCCGTCGCCCGCGCTATCATCGATGATGTCAGGACGCGCGGCGATGTGGCGCTGGCCGAATATTCGCTGAAGTTCGACGGCATCGATTTCGCCGCCGTGCCGATGCGCGTGACGCCTGAGGAGATCGACGCCGCGATCGAGGCGGTGCCTGCCGAAGTGCTGGGGGCGCTGAAGCTTGCGGCATTGCGCATCGAGAGCCATCATCGCCGGCAGCTGCCGAAGGACGATATCTACGAGGACGATCTCGGCGTCGGTCTAGGCTCGCGCTGGACGGCGATCGAGGCGGTCGGGCTCTATGTTCCGGGCGGCACCGCGAGCTATCCGAGTTCGGTGCTGATGAATGCGGTGCCGGCAAAGGTCGCCGGCGTTGAGCGCGTCGTCATCGCCGTTCCTGCCACAGGCGGCGCCGTCAATCCGGCGGTGCTCGCCGCCGCCAGGCTTGCCGGTGTGAGCGAGATCTACCGCGTCGGCGGCGCCCAGGCGATCGCCGCTCTCGCCTATGGCACCGACACGATCGCCCCGGTCGCCAAGATCACCGGTCCCGGCAACGCCTATGTCGCCGCCGCCAAGCGCCATGTCTTCGGCACCGTCGGCATCGATATGATCGCCGGCCCCTCCGAGGTGCTGGTGATTGCCGATAAGGACAACAATCCTGATTGGATCGCCGCCGACCTTTTGGCGCAGGCCGAGCACGATGCCAGCGCCCAGGCGATCCTGATCACCGATAATGTCGAATTCGGCAAGGCGGTGGAGCAGGCGGTCGAACGCCAGCTGAAGACGCTGAACCGCGCCGAGACGGCAGCGGCAAGCTGGCGCGATTTCGGCGCCGTCATCCTCGTTGCCGATCTGAAGCAAGCCATTCCGCTCGCCAACCGCATCGCAGCCGAGCATGTCGAGCTCGCCCTCGCCGATCCCGACCGGCTGCTCGACGGCATCCGCAATGCCGGCGCGATCTTCATCGGCGCTCATACGCCCGAGGTCATCGGCGATTATGTCGGGGGTTCGAACCATGTGCTGCCGACAGCGCGTTCGGCGCGCTTCTCCTCCGGTCTTTCGGTGCTCGATTTCGTCAAGCGCACCTCGATCCTGCGCCTGGGGCCGGCTGAGTTGCGCACCCTCGGCCCGGCGGCGATCGCGCTTGCCGTCTCCGAAGGTCTCGATGCCCATGCGCGGTCGGTCGCGATCCGCCTCAACCTCGATTAG
- a CDS encoding cupin domain-containing protein — MMTFTQAAVSPSGCGTLAMAFGRHVIRMMAASTGGSLGMFEAFVPAGEGPPLHVHEREDEFFRVLAGRFGFWCAGDYVELAEGGCIALPRGLPHRFRNVGKVEGRLMVVVTPGGFESFFPIVELSRPETPEQIASVARGFGLTILPEGDRKVA; from the coding sequence ATGATGACATTCACCCAAGCTGCGGTCTCGCCGTCCGGGTGTGGGACGCTGGCAATGGCATTCGGCAGGCATGTCATCCGCATGATGGCCGCCAGTACCGGCGGTTCTCTCGGCATGTTCGAGGCCTTCGTGCCGGCCGGCGAAGGTCCGCCTCTGCATGTGCACGAGCGCGAGGACGAGTTCTTCCGCGTCCTTGCCGGCCGCTTCGGCTTCTGGTGCGCCGGCGACTATGTCGAACTTGCGGAAGGCGGCTGCATCGCATTGCCGCGCGGTTTGCCACACCGTTTCCGCAATGTGGGGAAGGTGGAGGGCCGCCTCATGGTCGTCGTCACACCGGGCGGGTTCGAAAGTTTCTTTCCGATCGTCGAGCTCTCCAGGCCCGAAACGCCCGAGCAGATCGCCTCGGTCGCCAGGGGCTTCGGCCTGACCATCCTGCCCGAGGGCGACCGCAAGGTCGCCTGA
- a CDS encoding arylamine N-acetyltransferase family protein produces the protein MPIWPGSGLEQPLRVSIDTLSQLHRAHLMTFTFEALDAFMGWPSAITPAAAFAKMVEGRRGGWCYEMNGLFGAALAALGFRVTRLCGGVQREKLGDIAIGNHLTLRVDLDRSYLAEVGVADAIIEPVPLAVGPISQRGFDFSIMPADGGWLRFNNHMHGIAKSFDFKPDHSDEAAMVATHGWLMQDPASPFTNALAVLRHTADGYVALQNDCLRRVTANSLSEQRITSADHLADTFETVFDLDIPQAAKVWKRLQSLTRDKAA, from the coding sequence ATGCCTATCTGGCCCGGATCCGGGCTCGAGCAGCCGCTGCGTGTCAGTATCGACACCCTGTCGCAGCTGCACCGCGCCCATCTCATGACCTTCACCTTTGAAGCGCTCGATGCCTTCATGGGTTGGCCCTCCGCGATCACGCCGGCCGCGGCCTTCGCCAAGATGGTCGAGGGACGGCGCGGTGGCTGGTGCTACGAGATGAACGGCCTCTTCGGCGCCGCGCTAGCTGCGCTCGGCTTTCGCGTGACCCGCCTTTGCGGCGGCGTGCAACGGGAAAAGCTCGGCGATATCGCCATTGGCAATCACCTCACCCTGCGCGTCGATCTCGACCGTTCCTATCTTGCCGAAGTCGGCGTGGCGGATGCCATCATCGAGCCGGTGCCGCTGGCCGTCGGGCCGATCAGCCAGCGCGGCTTCGACTTCTCGATCATGCCGGCGGATGGCGGCTGGCTGCGTTTCAACAATCACATGCATGGCATTGCCAAGAGCTTCGATTTCAAGCCAGACCACAGCGACGAGGCCGCCATGGTCGCAACCCATGGCTGGCTGATGCAGGATCCCGCCTCCCCCTTCACCAATGCGCTCGCCGTCCTGCGACACACGGCAGACGGCTATGTCGCGCTGCAGAACGACTGCCTGCGCCGCGTAACCGCAAACAGCCTCAGCGAGCAGCGCATCACCAGCGCGGATCATCTCGCCGACACGTTCGAAACCGTGTTCGACCTCGACATTCCCCAGGCGGCAAAAGTCTGGAAGCGCCTCCAGTCCCTCACCCGCGACAAGGCGGCCTGA
- a CDS encoding arsenate-mycothiol transferase ArsC has translation MTAMELAADVGDAKRPGAILFMCGLNAIRSPMAEAIARSILPANTYIRSAGVRAGERDPFVDVVLDEIGLSLGRRQPQTLEELEDDYFDLIITLSPQAHHAALELTRSNAIDVVYWPTMDPTVVSGTREQILDSYREVRDHLAVLIESRLLKRNGIAAQSA, from the coding sequence ATGACGGCGATGGAGCTCGCCGCCGACGTCGGGGACGCAAAAAGGCCAGGCGCCATCCTCTTCATGTGCGGCCTGAACGCCATCCGCTCGCCGATGGCCGAAGCGATCGCCCGTAGCATTCTGCCTGCCAATACCTATATAAGGTCCGCCGGCGTTCGCGCCGGCGAGCGCGATCCGTTCGTCGATGTCGTGCTCGACGAAATCGGGCTTTCTCTCGGGCGCCGCCAGCCGCAGACGCTGGAAGAACTCGAAGACGATTATTTCGATCTGATCATCACGTTGTCGCCGCAGGCCCATCACGCCGCACTCGAGCTGACGCGGTCGAACGCGATTGACGTCGTCTACTGGCCGACCATGGATCCGACGGTCGTCAGCGGCACGCGCGAGCAGATACTGGACAGCTATCGCGAGGTTCGCGATCACCTGGCCGTCCTCATCGAGAGCCGGCTGCTCAAACGAAATGGCATTGCCGCGCAATCGGCATGA
- a CDS encoding LysR family transcriptional regulator: MKTLDPLDGIAAFLTVSTHLSFTKAAEELSMARATVGAQVRQLEDRLGIRLFQRSTRKVALTEAGAAYRQALSGILPQIREAERAAISFQKEAVGRLRVSAPPDLGHLVIVPAVSEFLKLNPAVSVELDLSHRPVNLVEDGFDLAIRGRLEVDINLITRQLATSSIVISASPAYIAEHGVPMTPHDLVHHACLHFAELRWGRIWPFSRDGEEFRIPIVPRLELNHSLGLRDAAVLGLGIVLLPDFVVGEDLRQGRLVRLLPDWDISTIQLQAVYPANRHIAVKVRRFVSFLAGKLRP; the protein is encoded by the coding sequence ATGAAAACGCTTGATCCGCTTGACGGGATTGCCGCATTTCTAACGGTTTCCACGCATCTGAGCTTCACGAAGGCGGCCGAGGAACTGAGCATGGCGCGGGCGACGGTCGGCGCCCAAGTCAGACAACTCGAGGATCGCCTCGGCATCCGCCTCTTTCAAAGATCGACGCGCAAGGTCGCCCTGACGGAGGCCGGGGCCGCTTACAGGCAGGCGCTTTCGGGAATCCTGCCGCAGATAAGAGAGGCCGAACGGGCCGCAATCTCGTTTCAGAAGGAAGCTGTCGGGCGATTGCGGGTGTCGGCGCCCCCCGACCTCGGGCACCTCGTGATCGTGCCGGCAGTTTCGGAGTTCCTCAAACTCAACCCGGCTGTGTCAGTCGAACTCGACCTGTCACATCGGCCGGTGAACTTGGTCGAGGATGGCTTCGACCTTGCAATTCGAGGCCGCCTTGAGGTCGATATCAATCTCATCACCCGACAACTGGCGACATCGTCAATCGTGATTTCCGCTTCACCGGCCTATATTGCCGAACACGGGGTGCCAATGACGCCGCATGACCTCGTTCACCACGCCTGCCTTCACTTCGCCGAACTAAGATGGGGGCGGATTTGGCCGTTCAGCAGGGACGGTGAGGAGTTTCGCATTCCCATCGTGCCCCGCCTGGAGCTTAATCATAGTCTTGGTCTTCGCGACGCCGCCGTGCTAGGACTCGGCATAGTCCTTCTGCCCGACTTTGTCGTCGGGGAAGACCTCAGGCAGGGCCGGTTGGTCCGTCTTCTCCCCGATTGGGATATCAGCACGATACAGTTACAGGCAGTCTATCCGGCCAATCGCCATATCGCGGTAAAGGTCCGACGCTTCGTCTCGTTCCTGGCAGGCAAACTGCGACCATAG
- a CDS encoding YceI family protein, which translates to MLRIPAFLFALALSAITAFAAADDPGPGGAYKTDPSHSSFNWSFNHSGLSHYTARFTRVDARLDWKPERPETSALSVTIDPLSVRTDYPWPDKVDFDAEIGGDKTFLAAKPITFVSRAIQITGEKTGTVEGLLTFRGETHPATLDVTFNGSMAKHPMMGVPKIGFSARGSIKRSEWGLDFAIPELGDEVTFAIETQMVPADYAFQ; encoded by the coding sequence ATGCTGCGCATCCCTGCATTTCTGTTCGCTCTCGCCCTGAGCGCGATCACCGCTTTCGCCGCCGCCGACGACCCGGGGCCCGGCGGGGCCTACAAGACCGATCCCTCGCATTCGAGCTTCAACTGGTCCTTCAACCACTCCGGCCTGTCGCACTACACCGCGCGCTTCACCAGGGTCGACGCGCGGCTCGACTGGAAGCCGGAACGGCCGGAGACCTCCGCCCTGTCGGTCACGATCGATCCGCTCTCGGTCCGGACCGACTACCCCTGGCCTGACAAGGTCGACTTCGATGCCGAGATCGGCGGCGACAAGACGTTCCTCGCCGCCAAGCCGATCACCTTCGTGTCCAGGGCCATCCAGATCACGGGCGAGAAAACCGGCACCGTCGAAGGCTTGCTGACCTTTCGCGGCGAGACGCATCCGGCAACGCTCGATGTCACCTTCAACGGCTCGATGGCCAAGCACCCGATGATGGGCGTCCCGAAAATCGGCTTCTCGGCGAGGGGCAGCATCAAGCGGAGCGAATGGGGGCTGGACTTCGCAATTCCCGAGCTCGGGGATGAGGTCACCTTCGCCATCGAAACCCAGATGGTGCCCGCCGACTACGCATTCCAGTGA
- the murA gene encoding UDP-N-acetylglucosamine 1-carboxyvinyltransferase, translating to MDRIRIVGGNELNGIIPISGAKNAALPLMIASLLTSDTLTLENVPHLADVELLMRILGNHGVDVAVNGRRERQEDSYARTIHFTCRTIVDTTASYELVSKMRASFWVIGPLLAREGHCRVSLPGGCAIGTRPVDLFIEGLTALGATMEIDAGYINAKAPDGGLIGARYTFPKVSVGATHVLMMAATLARGTTVIGNAAREPEVVDLANCLNAMGAKISGAGTSTITIEGVTSLSGARHRVLPDRIETGTYAMAVAMAGGDVVLENTDVALLDTALETLRRAGADISATNNGMRVRRNGAGIKPVDIVTDPFPGFPTDLQAQFMALMTRSSGISHVTETIFENRFMHVQELARLGARISLSGQTAKIEGVERLRGAPVMATDLRASVSLVIAGLAAEGETTVSRVYHLDRGFERLEAKLTRCGAVVERISE from the coding sequence ATGGATCGTATCAGAATTGTCGGCGGTAATGAGCTGAATGGCATCATTCCGATTTCCGGCGCCAAGAATGCCGCACTGCCGCTGATGATCGCCTCGCTTCTGACCAGTGACACGCTGACGCTGGAAAACGTGCCGCATCTGGCCGATGTCGAGCTTCTGATGCGCATCCTCGGCAATCATGGCGTCGATGTCGCCGTCAACGGCCGCCGCGAGCGCCAGGAGGACTCCTACGCCCGCACGATCCATTTCACCTGCCGCACCATCGTCGATACCACCGCTTCTTATGAACTGGTCTCGAAGATGCGCGCCTCCTTCTGGGTCATCGGGCCACTGCTGGCGCGCGAAGGCCATTGCCGCGTGTCGCTGCCGGGCGGCTGCGCCATCGGCACGCGCCCCGTCGATCTTTTCATCGAAGGCCTGACGGCGCTCGGCGCGACCATGGAGATCGATGCCGGTTACATCAACGCCAAGGCTCCGGATGGCGGCCTGATCGGCGCGCGCTACACCTTCCCGAAGGTTTCGGTCGGCGCCACCCATGTGTTGATGATGGCGGCAACGCTTGCCCGCGGCACGACGGTTATCGGCAATGCCGCCCGCGAACCCGAAGTCGTCGATCTCGCCAACTGCCTGAACGCCATGGGCGCCAAGATATCAGGCGCCGGCACCTCGACCATCACCATCGAAGGCGTCACCTCGCTCTCGGGCGCCCGTCATCGCGTCCTGCCGGACCGCATCGAGACCGGCACCTACGCCATGGCCGTCGCCATGGCCGGCGGTGACGTCGTGCTCGAAAATACCGATGTGGCGCTGCTCGATACCGCGCTGGAAACCCTGCGCCGGGCCGGCGCCGACATCTCCGCGACCAATAACGGCATGCGCGTCAGGCGCAACGGCGCCGGCATCAAGCCGGTCGATATCGTCACCGATCCCTTCCCGGGTTTCCCCACCGATCTGCAGGCGCAGTTCATGGCGCTGATGACCCGCTCCTCCGGCATCTCGCATGTCACCGAGACAATCTTCGAAAATCGCTTCATGCACGTGCAGGAGCTTGCCCGGCTGGGCGCCAGGATTTCGCTCTCCGGCCAGACGGCGAAGATCGAAGGTGTCGAACGCCTGCGCGGCGCGCCTGTGATGGCGACCGATCTGCGTGCCTCCGTCTCGCTCGTCATCGCCGGTCTCGCCGCCGAGGGTGAAACTACGGTCTCCCGCGTCTACCACCTCGACCGCGGCTTCGAACGGCTCGAAGCGAAGCTGACCCGCTGCGGCGCAGTCGTCGAGCGCATCAGCGAGTAA
- the infA gene encoding translation initiation factor IF-1 — translation MPKEEVLEFPGIVTELLPNATFRVKLENEHEIIAHTAGRMRKNRIRVLAGDKVLVEMTPYDLTKGRITYRFK, via the coding sequence ATGCCGAAAGAAGAAGTCCTCGAATTCCCGGGAATCGTCACCGAACTTCTGCCGAATGCGACGTTTCGCGTGAAGCTTGAAAACGAACACGAGATCATCGCTCATACCGCCGGCCGCATGCGCAAGAACCGCATCCGCGTTCTCGCGGGCGATAAGGTGCTTGTGGAAATGACGCCCTACGATCTGACCAAGGGCCGCATCACCTATCGTTTCAAGTAA
- a CDS encoding BufA1 family periplasmic bufferin-type metallophore, translating to MNRSTLTLALAGSLATAISSAAFAAPLPAEKMVGNEKCYGIALKGHNDCAAGAGTTCAGTSTMDYQGNAWKAVPAGTCTSMNVNGHMGKLEPTKG from the coding sequence ATGAACCGTTCCACTCTCACCCTCGCCCTCGCAGGCTCGCTCGCCACTGCGATTTCATCCGCTGCCTTCGCCGCGCCTCTGCCGGCGGAGAAAATGGTGGGCAACGAGAAATGCTATGGCATCGCCCTCAAGGGCCACAATGATTGTGCCGCCGGTGCCGGCACGACCTGCGCCGGTACATCGACGATGGATTATCAGGGGAACGCCTGGAAGGCCGTCCCCGCTGGCACCTGCACCAGCATGAATGTCAACGGGCACATGGGTAAGCTCGAGCCGACCAAAGGCTGA
- a CDS encoding UPF0262 family protein: MAAGDFRLCDVVLDDTIGRSTPDVEHERAVAIFDLIEENRFEPLGHSGGPYRLNISLMDSKLVFAIKTEEGGDVATHILSLTPFRRIVKDYFMICESYYEAIRSATPSRIEAIDMGRRGIHNEGSQTLKDRLAGKIEVDFDTARRLFTLVCVLYWRG; this comes from the coding sequence ATGGCGGCGGGCGATTTCCGGCTTTGCGACGTCGTCCTGGACGATACGATCGGCCGTTCGACACCCGATGTCGAGCATGAACGCGCCGTCGCCATCTTCGATCTCATCGAGGAGAACAGGTTCGAGCCGCTCGGCCATTCCGGCGGTCCTTACCGGCTGAACATCTCGCTGATGGATTCGAAGCTGGTGTTCGCCATCAAGACGGAAGAAGGCGGCGATGTCGCCACCCATATCCTGTCGCTCACCCCGTTCCGGCGGATCGTCAAAGATTACTTCATGATCTGCGAAAGCTATTACGAAGCGATCCGATCGGCCACGCCAAGCCGCATCGAGGCGATCGATATGGGCCGGCGCGGCATCCACAATGAAGGCTCGCAGACGCTGAAAGACAGGCTGGCCGGCAAGATCGAGGTAGATTTCGACACCGCCCGGCGCCTTTTCACGCTGGTCTGCGTGCTCTACTGGCGCGGATGA
- a CDS encoding DUF982 domain-containing protein, with amino-acid sequence MATEKWHDPVKVGFEGADLRTVNGPFDALKCLADLWPSARGLHYIKARSTCRAALDGRKSVEEARAEFLAAAEEAKLKLLH; translated from the coding sequence ATGGCAACTGAAAAATGGCACGACCCGGTCAAGGTCGGTTTCGAAGGCGCTGACCTCAGAACCGTCAACGGGCCGTTCGATGCGCTGAAATGTCTGGCGGATCTCTGGCCGAGCGCGCGCGGACTGCATTATATCAAGGCGCGCAGCACCTGCCGGGCAGCACTCGACGGGCGCAAGAGCGTGGAAGAGGCGAGAGCCGAGTTCTTGGCGGCGGCCGAAGAGGCGAAGCTGAAGCTGCTGCATTAA